The following proteins are encoded in a genomic region of Arcobacter suis CECT 7833:
- the napG gene encoding ferredoxin-type protein NapG, with product MKTEQNLPISERRKFFLTIARASGLAILGGLTWSAYVDEVKATSLILRPPGARNEADFLATCIKCGMCVEACPFDTLRLAKPGDNKPLGTPFFIPREIPCYMCTDIPCVPVCPTKALDIKSVQNEEKKLDITKAQMGVAVIDDNSCIAFWGIQCDACYRACPLLGEAISIEYSKNERTGKHAFLKPVVHTDVCTGCGLCEKACVTQKAAIFVLPRDIALGKVGDHYVQGWNKKDEKRVENATSNTTKTKISKDSAVDSLNNSSDMEDLLK from the coding sequence ATGAAAACAGAACAAAACCTACCAATAAGTGAAAGAAGAAAATTTTTTCTAACAATTGCCAGAGCTTCAGGCTTGGCAATTCTTGGAGGTTTAACTTGGAGTGCATATGTTGATGAAGTAAAAGCTACTTCATTAATATTAAGACCACCCGGAGCAAGAAATGAAGCTGATTTTTTAGCAACATGTATTAAATGCGGAATGTGTGTAGAAGCCTGTCCTTTTGATACATTAAGATTGGCAAAACCAGGAGATAACAAACCTCTGGGAACACCATTTTTTATACCAAGAGAAATTCCTTGTTATATGTGTACTGATATTCCATGTGTTCCTGTTTGTCCAACAAAAGCACTTGATATAAAATCTGTACAAAATGAAGAAAAAAAATTAGATATCACAAAAGCTCAAATGGGAGTAGCTGTTATTGATGATAACTCTTGTATCGCTTTTTGGGGTATTCAATGCGATGCTTGCTATAGAGCGTGTCCACTTTTAGGTGAAGCGATAAGTATTGAATATTCAAAAAATGAAAGAACAGGGAAACATGCTTTTTTAAAACCTGTTGTTCATACGGATGTATGTACAGGTTGTGGATTATGTGAAAAAGCTTGTGTTACACAAAAAGCAGCAATTTTTGTACTTCCAAGGGATATAGCTTTGGGAAAAGTGGGTGATCACTATGTTCAAGGTTGGAATAAAAAAGACGAAAAAAGAGTAGAAAATGCAACAAGCAATACTACAAAAACAAAAATTAGTAAAGATAGTGCAGTTGATTCTTTAAACAATAGTAGCGACATGGAGGATTTATTAAAATGA
- a CDS encoding ferredoxin-type protein NapF → MKRRELFSSLVSSFKKDEKQEKIIRPPYFKDEDIFFTNCKDCEGLCSTVCEENIIFIQGDFTPKLDFTSSGCTYCDECAKICPNEVLNLEYKKRINAKIEIDVLSCLSWNKTMCFSCKDPCLDDAIDFLAMFRPSINDSCTSCGFCIKSCPTNAIKIIK, encoded by the coding sequence ATGAAAAGAAGAGAACTTTTTAGTTCTCTTGTTTCATCTTTTAAAAAAGATGAGAAACAAGAGAAAATAATAAGACCTCCATACTTTAAAGATGAAGATATTTTCTTTACAAATTGTAAAGATTGTGAGGGTTTATGCTCTACAGTTTGTGAAGAAAATATTATATTCATTCAAGGAGATTTTACACCAAAACTTGATTTCACTTCAAGTGGTTGTACCTATTGTGATGAGTGTGCAAAAATTTGTCCAAATGAAGTTTTAAATTTAGAGTATAAAAAAAGAATTAATGCAAAAATAGAAATAGATGTGTTATCGTGTTTATCATGGAATAAAACCATGTGTTTTTCATGTAAAGACCCATGTTTAGATGATGCTATTGATTTTTTAGCTATGTTTAGACCAAGTATAAATGACTCTTGTACTTCATGTGGTTTTTGTATAAAATCATGTCCTACAAATGCTATAAAAATTATCAAATAA
- a CDS encoding nitrate reductase cytochrome c-type subunit: MKLGKLALAITVATTILFAANTKNVIDEDSIGLRKVDLLSEDKAAPDETKYGTSQPMSGYKIERAYQNAPPMIPHDVEGMLEITPDNNMCIGCHDVSVAASMNATPIPKSHYIDFRPKHTLDGDNFVKSTDDMKNEVSIKPIETISHARFNCTACHAPQSTGGLAVENTFKANYTRKDGKTHSTWNEVLTDDLDTLKKK; this comes from the coding sequence ATGAAGTTAGGTAAATTAGCTTTAGCAATAACAGTAGCAACAACAATATTATTTGCTGCAAATACAAAAAATGTTATAGATGAAGATTCAATTGGTCTTAGAAAAGTAGATTTATTATCAGAAGATAAAGCTGCTCCTGATGAGACAAAATATGGTACTTCTCAACCAATGAGTGGATACAAAATAGAAAGAGCTTACCAAAATGCTCCACCTATGATTCCACATGATGTTGAAGGAATGTTAGAGATTACACCTGATAATAATATGTGTATTGGTTGTCATGATGTATCAGTTGCAGCATCTATGAATGCAACACCAATTCCAAAATCACACTATATTGATTTTAGACCAAAACATACACTTGATGGTGATAATTTTGTAAAATCAACAGATGACATGAAAAATGAAGTTTCAATAAAACCAATTGAAACAATATCACATGCAAGATTTAATTGTACTGCTTGTCATGCTCCTCAAAGTACAGGTGGATTAGCTGTTGAAAATACATTTAAAGCTAACTATACAAGAAAAGATGGAAAAACTCACTCTACTTGGAATGAAGTTTTAACTGACGATTTAGATACTTTAAAGAAAAAATAA
- the napH gene encoding quinol dehydrogenase ferredoxin subunit NapH, translated as MIKKYRFLIARRITQISIMVLYVIANIYGINILMGNLSSSLILITIPLSDPYAILQMFFAGAFLSFDILLGAFFILIFYMIVGGRAFCSWICPVNMITDLANFLRRKFGFNQIQKKQPASRNIRYWVIAISFVISFFMGLAAFELVSPISMVHRGIIFGMGFGWAAMLVIFLFDLFVLKNGWCGHICPLGGFYSLVGKFSLIRVHHNAPNCTACMKCKEVCPESQVLHMVTKTSMPVLSGECTNCGRCVEVCDDNALNFSIKNLKKENENEVR; from the coding sequence ATGATAAAGAAATATAGATTTTTAATCGCTAGAAGAATCACTCAAATATCTATTATGGTTTTATATGTGATTGCAAATATTTATGGAATAAATATTTTGATGGGAAATTTAAGTTCATCATTGATTTTAATTACTATTCCATTAAGTGATCCTTATGCTATTTTACAGATGTTTTTTGCAGGTGCATTTTTATCATTTGATATTCTTTTGGGAGCTTTTTTCATTTTGATATTTTATATGATTGTTGGTGGTCGAGCTTTTTGTTCTTGGATTTGTCCTGTAAATATGATTACAGATTTAGCAAATTTTTTGCGAAGAAAATTTGGATTTAATCAAATCCAAAAAAAACAACCAGCTTCTAGAAATATAAGATATTGGGTAATCGCAATTAGTTTTGTTATCTCTTTTTTTATGGGTCTTGCAGCATTTGAGTTAGTATCTCCTATTTCCATGGTTCATAGAGGAATCATATTTGGAATGGGATTTGGCTGGGCTGCGATGCTTGTAATATTTCTTTTTGACTTATTTGTTTTAAAAAATGGTTGGTGCGGACATATTTGTCCTCTTGGTGGATTTTATTCACTTGTTGGAAAATTTAGTTTAATTAGAGTTCATCACAATGCGCCTAATTGTACAGCGTGTATGAAATGTAAAGAAGTTTGTCCAGAAAGCCAAGTTTTACATATGGTTACAAAAACTTCTATGCCTGTGTTAAGTGGTGAGTGTACAAACTGTGGAAGATGTGTAGAAGTTTGTGATGATAATGCTCTTAATTTTTCAATAAAAAATTTAAAAAAGGAAAATGAAAATGAAGTTAGGTAA